One region of Trachemys scripta elegans isolate TJP31775 chromosome 8, CAS_Tse_1.0, whole genome shotgun sequence genomic DNA includes:
- the PCDH1 gene encoding protocadherin-1 isoform X3: protein MEKPEVPRTRRSPLPTPVQCRMTWLAACLGLWLFLQLPTLGAGTRVVYKVQEEQPPNTLIGSLAADYGFPDVGHLYKLEVGAPYLRVDGKTGDIYTTETSIDRESLRECQSQFPGELCFLEFEVSITDLMMNSSPRLLEGQIEVLDINDNTPNFASPVITLAIPENTNIGALFPIPPAMDRDAGANGVASYELLAGPEAQELFGLQVAEDQDEKQPQLIVMGNLDREQWDSYDLTIKVQDGGSPPRASSALLRITILDMNDNTPKFEKALYEAELSENSPVGHSVLQVKANDSDQGANAEIDYSFHQPTDMVRRLLRLDRTTGLITVQGPIDREDVNILKFSVLAKDKGANPKSARTQVVVTIKDMNDNAPSIEIRGIGLVTHQDGMANISEDVPVETAVALVQVSDRDEGENAVVTCVVAGDVPFQLRQASETGSDSKKKYFLQTTTPLDYEAVKEYTIEIVAVDSGNPPLSSTNSLKVQVVDVNDNAPVFSQSLTEVAFPENNAPDDLVVEVSASDADSGSNAKLVYSLVMDPSSKGFFSIDPDSGEIRVKTVLDREQRERYEFLVVAADKGSPSLKGTASVAINVMDRNDNDPKFMLSSYNFSVMENMPPLSPVGMVTVIDADKGDNARIQLSVEQDNGDFVIQNGTGTILSSISFDREQQSTYTFRLKAVDGGDPPRSAYVGVTINVLDENDNAPFITSPSNASYKHILPHTSPGQQVSKVKAEDIDSGVNAELTYSITGGNPFELFQISPQSGDITLEKEILRKHHGLHRLVVRVNDRGKPSRHGTALVHFYVNETLANRTLLETLLGHSLDTPLDIDIAGDPEYERSKQRSNILFGVIAGIVAVTLVIVLVVLVRYCRQREAKSGYQAGKKETKDLYAPNQGNKSSKSKSKVKKSKSPKPPKPADDEEETGLQKSLKFNLMNDSVSDSPRIHLPLNYPPGSPDLGRHYRSNSPLPSIQLQPQSPSASKKHQVVQDLPATNTFVGTGDNNSTGSEQYSDYSYRTNPQKYTNKQLPHRRVTFSAANQAQDLQDPSQHSYYDSGLEESETPSSKSSSGPRIGPLALPEDHYERTTPDGSIGEMEHPENESPERNRL, encoded by the exons ATGGAGAAGCCGGAGGTGCCGCGCACACGGCGCTCTCCGCTGCCAA CCCCTGTCCAGTGCAGGATGACGTGGCTGGCAGCCTGCCTGGGCCTGtggctcttcctgcagctccccaccttGGGCGCTGGGACACGCGTGGTCTACAAAGTGCAGGAGGAACAGCCGCCCAACACACTCAttgggagcttggctgccgacTACGGCTTTCCTGACGTGGGGCACCTCTATAAACTGGAAGTGGGGGCTCCCTACCTGCGTGTGGATGGCAAGACAGGGGACATTTACACCACGGAGACCTCCATCGACCGGGAGAGCCTGCGGGAGTGCCAGAGCCAGTTCCCAGGGGAACTCTGCTTCCTGGAGTTCGAGGTGTCCATCACAGACCTGATGATGAACAGCAGCCCGCGCCTGCTGGAAGGGCAGATTGAGGTGCTGGACATCAATGACAACACGCCCAACTTCGCCTCGCCTGTCATCACACTGGCCATTCCCGAGAACACCAACATTGGGGCACTCTTCCCAATCCCCCCAGCCATGGACCGTGACGCAGGCGCCAACGGGGTTGCCTCCTatgagctcctggctgggcccGAGGCGCAGGAGCTCTTCGGCCTGCAGGTGGCTGAGGATCAGGATGAGAAGCAGCCGCAGCTGATTGTCATGGGGAACTTGGACCGGGAGCAGTGGGACTCCTATGACCTGACCATCAAGGTGCAGGATGGAGGCAGCCCACCGCGGGCGAGCAGCGCCCTGCTGCGTATCACCATCCTGGACATGAATGACAACACCCCCAAGTTCGAGAAGGCCCTGTATGAGGCGGAGCTCTCAGAGAACAGCCCCGTGGGGCactccgtcctccag gTGAAAGCCAACGACTCGGATCAGGGTGCCAATGCCGAGATTGACTACTCATTCCACCAGCCTACAGACATGGTGCGTCGCCTGCTGCGCCTGGACAGGACCACGGGCCTCATCACTGTGCAGGGGCCCATTGACCGGGAGGACGTCAATATCCTCAAGTTCTCTGTCCTGGCCAAGGACAAGGGGGCCAATCCCAAGAGTGCCCGCACCCAGGTGGTGGTGACCATCAAGGACATGAATGACAACGCCCCCTCCATTGAAATCCGGGGTATTGGCCTCGTCACCCATCAGGACGGCATGGCCAACATCTCCGAGGATGTGCCCGTGGAGACGGCCGTGGCTCTGGTACAGGTGTCTGACCGGGATGAGGGTGAGAACGCTGTGGTCACCTGTGTGGTTGCTGGCGATGTCCCGTTCCAGCTGAGACAGGCCAGCGAGACGGGCAGTGACAGCAAGAAGAAGTACTTCTTGCAGACCACCACGCCGTTGGACTACGAGGCGGTGAAGGAGTACACCATCGAGATCGTGGCTGTGGATTCGGGGAACCCACCCCTCTCCAGTACCAACTCCCTCAAGGTGCAGGTGGTGGATGTGAACGACAATGCCCCAGTCTTCAGCCAAAGCCTCACCGAGGTGGCCTTCCCCGAGAACAATGCCCCTGATGACCTGGTGGTAGAGGTGAGCGCCAGTGACGCTGACAGTGGCTCCAATGCCAAGCTGGTTTACTCCCTGGTCATGGACCCCTCCTCCAAGGGCTTCTTCTCCATCGACCCTGACTCAGGCGAGATCCGAGTGAAGACGGTGCTGGACCGGGAGCAGAGGGAGCGCTATGAGTTCCTGGTGGTGGCAGCTGACAAGGGCAGCCCCAGTCTCAAGGGCACGGCATCTGTGGCCATCAATGTCATGGACAGGAATGACAACGACCCCAAGTTTATGCTGAGCAGCTACAActtctcagtgatggagaacaTGCCTCCCCTGAGCCCAGTGGGCATGGTGACAGTGATTGACGCTGACAAGGGCGACAACGCCCGAATCCAGCTGTCAGTGGAGCAGGACAATGGGGACTTTGTCATCCAGAATGGCACTGGCACCATACTCTCCAGCATCTCCTTTGACCGGGAGCAGCAGAGCACGTACACCTTTCGGCTCAAAGCTGTGGATGGAGGGGACCCTCCCAGATCCGCCTACGTGGGGGTGACCATCAACGTGCTGGACGAGAATGACAATGCCCCTTTCATCACCTCCCCTTCCAATGCCTCTTACAAGCACATCCTGCCCCACACCAGCCCCGGGCAGCAGGTCAGCAAGGTCAAGGCTGAGGACATTGACTCGGGAGTCAATGCAGAGCTGACCTACAGCATCACGGGGGGCAACCCCTTCGAGCTGTTCCAGATCTCACCGCAGAGCGGGGACATCACGCTGGAGAAGGAGATCCTGCGTAAGCACCATGGCCTGCACCGCCTGGTGGTGCGTGTCAACGACAGGGGCAAGCCCTCGCGCCATGGCACCGCGCTGGTGCACTTCTACGTCAATGAGACCCTGGCCAACCGCACGCTGCTGGAGACCCTGCTGGGACACAGCCTGGACACGCCGCTGGACATCGACATTGCTGGCGACCCCGAGTACGAGCGCAGCAAGCAGCGCAGCAACATTCTCTTCGGCGTCATTGCTGGCATCGTGGCCGTCACCCTGGTTATTGTGCTGGTGGTGCTGGTGCGCTACTGCCGGCAGAGGGAGGCCAAGAGCGGCTACCAGGCGGGCAAGAAGGAGACCAAGGACCTGTACGCCCCCAATCAGGGCAACAAGAGCAGCAAGAGTAAGAGCAAAGTGAAGAAGAGCAAGTCCCCCAAGCCGCCCAAACCGGCCGATGACGAGGAGGAGACTGGGCTGCAGAAGTCCCTCAAGTTCAACCTCATGAATGACTCCGTCAGTGACAGCCCCCGCATCCACCTGCCTCTCAACTACCCGCCTGGGAGCCCGGATCTGGGACGCCACTACCGCTCCAACTCCCCACTGCCCTCCATCCAGTTGCAGCCCCAGTCGCCCTCTGCCTCTAAGAAGCACCAGGTGGTGCAGGACCTGCCTGCCACTAACACCTTTGTGGGCACTGGGGACAACAACTCGACAGGCTCCGAGCAGTACTCTGACTACAGCTACCGCACCAACCCCCAGAAATACACCAACAAGCAG